The window AATCGAGGAACACGACGAAACCGCCGAGCCAAAGCAAGGCGAACAAGGCTAAAACGAGAACGCCAAAACAGCGCCGTAGCGCCCATCCAGAGGATTCAGCAGAGGAGAAATTTGCACTTGCAAATTGAAGGATTCAGCTTCTTTTGATTTTCGCTGCTCCAAAAGTTCATCTTTTTTTCGATTGTAATTATAGAAATCCCGCTGACGTCTGATTTTCGCGATACTAAAACCTCCATAAGCAATCCAAGAAGGCAAGACCAAAATCGCAGCGGTAATCGCAGCAGCGTCCAAAACAACATTTCCCCCACGGCATCCTTCGGGACCATAACAATCTGCAGCGCCTCTAGCGGCAAACACCAAAATCGGAGTGGCAATAGACAATCCAACACTCGTCCAATAAAGCACTTCGGACATTGTCTCATTCGCACGAAACCTTTGATAATTATAATTCGCTAAACTATCGTAATACGCCGCGGAATCAACTGGCGTAACCACAGCCGATTCATTCGCCAAGCAAGGCATCATCAACAACGCGACACACAACAAAATAATTTTCATGCGAATTAATATAAAAAAGAAACCCTCGCAAACGCAAATGTTTTGAAAGGAGATGCCGCATCAAGTGCGGCATGACAACACAAAAAAGACCCTGCAAAAATTGCAGAGTCTTTCAAAGGTGATGGATCCTATCGCCCTTTTTAGGGCTCCAGGATGACATTCTTGCGATTACTTGTCAGTGAGGAAAGCAACGCCCGGAAGCACCTTACCTTCGAGCAATTCGAGGGAAGCGCCACCACCCGTAGAGGTGTGGGTCACCTTCTTGTCTGCGCCGTACTTCTTGGCAGCCGTAGCGGTATCGCCACCACCGATAACGGTGATTGCGCCAGCAGCGGTAGCTTCGACGATAGCGTCAGCCATAGCCTTGGTAGCCTTTTCGAAGGCTTCGAATTCGAACACGCCTGCAGGACCGTTCCAAACGATGGTCTTTGCAGACTTGATTGCATTCACGAAGAGCTTGGTGGATTCAGCACCCACATCGAGGCCCATCCATCCAGCCGGAATGCCTTCGGCGTCAGTGACAGCCTTCGTGGCAGCGTCGGCAGCGAACTTGTCAGCTGCGATGTAGTCAACCGGGAGGATGATTTCCTTGCCAGCAGCCTTAGCCTTAGCCATGAGATCCGGAACGAGCTTGGCACCTTCTTCGTCAAACAAAGAAGAACCAATTTCGATGTTGTTCAAAACCTTCTTGAAGGTGAAAGCCATGCCACCGCCGATGATGATCTTGTCGGCCTTGTCGAGGAGGTTGTTGATGAGCTGGATCTTGTCAGCGACCTTTGCACCGCCGAGGATGGCGAGGAACGGACGCGGAGGATTGTTGAGCACCTGGTCGAATGCCTTGAGTTCCTTGTTCATGAGGAAACCAGCAGCGCGCTGCGGCAGTTCAACACCAGTCATGGAAGAGTGGTCGCGGTGAGCGGTACCGAAAGCGTCGTTCACATAGACGTCAGCGAGCTTGGTGAGGCTTGCACGGAAGGCCTTCACGGCTTCCTTGTCGGCCTTTTCCTTAGTTTCGGTGCCATCGGCGTTCTTGATCTTGCGCTTGCCTTCTTCTTCGATGTGGAAGCGGAGGTTTTCGAGGAGGATGATTTCACCCGGCTTGATAGCGGCGCAGGCAGCTTCGACTTCAGGACCCACGCAGTCGGAGAGGAACTTCACCGGCTTCTTGATGAGTTCTTCGAGCTTCTTGGCAACCGGAGCGAGCGTGTACTTCATGTTCTTTTCGCCATTCGGACGACCCAGGTGAGAAGCGAGCACGACGGCTGCACCGTGATCGAGAGCGTACTGGATGGTCGGGAGAGCGGCTTCGATACGCTTGGTGTTGGTGATTTCGCCAGTCACCTTGTCCTGCGGAACGTTGAAGTCGACACGGATGAACACGCGCTTGCCGGCGAGTTCGAGATCTTCGATAGAAAGCTTTGCCATTGTAGCAATCCTCTTTTTAGGGTTAAAATTTTACGCAGGGAAATATAGTAAATAGAAACGGCCGTTATTAGTCGTTAGTTATCAGTCATTAGAAAAAACATGAAGATTTCCCGCACTTCTTGTAACTAGATTTTTACAAACAAGGTGTCATTTCATATTATAAGGTGACATTTTTATCACACTTATAATTTATTCGCCCAAATCGTGATTCTAATCGTGAAAAAAATTTATATAATTCATTACTGGTGTTTTTTTTATATATTTTTCCAAAAAAATTGGATTATTCGGAGTAGATACGATGAAGCGTTCTTTCTTATTGGCCTTATGCCTTTCCGCAGCAGCAGCTTTTGCTGGAGTTTATGATATTGCTGATTTCTCGGCTAAAGATGCCGTTATGTCCGACAATCAGGTTTTCGCCTCTAGCGGCGAACTGAATACCGTTTCTGTTGATGAAGCCGCAGCCGTTCCCTCTGGAAACGTCGTCCTCCGCCAGAAGTTCGCTCAAGAATCTGGCCTCAACGCCTACCAGCTTTACATGGGCCAAGCCGGCGACCTTTCTTCCATGACTGCCTTGAGCGTTCCGTCTACGGTTTCGTACAAGAACGTCATCAAGTCCAAGCTCTACGTCCGCCGCGGCATGAAGCCGGGTGACGACGCCGATAAGGTTTACTTCGACGGCAAGTTCGTTTACATTCCAGGCGCAACATCTGCAATCACGTTTGTGAACGGCATCGCCACCGAACTCAAGGGCGAAGCTCAGGCATCCGCCAGTACCGCTCCGAAGCAGGAATGCGATGAATTCGACGTTTCTTGCGATGAAGACATCATTGCCGCAAAGAACAAGAACATTGACGTTTCCGGCGATTTGAACAAATCGAACTCTTACGCAGACTCTCGCGACTATTCCGCATCTGCAGCAGCTCAGGACGTCACCGACCGTTTCGGTATTGCTGACGAAGTCCGCTTCTGGAGCGCCGTTGCCCTTTCTGCTGTTGCCGCAGGCAGCGCCGTTATGGGCGTTCTCCAGCAGATGAAGTCTAGCGAAGCAAACAAGGCTTATAAGGATCTCGAAAAAGTGGCTAACGCAGTTGATGAAAAGATCAAGATCGCATGTAGCTCCTTTGGCGATCAGGCAAAATGCCTTGATTACTACAGAAACCAAGCCGGTCCTGAAGGATTCTTGAAGAACAGCGATTGGTCCTACGTCAATCTTAAGGCCAGAATGAAGGTCAACAAGGATACCAAGGATTCTTACGCTATGGGCCGTAACATTTGGTTCGGCGTAACAGCTGTCTCCTTGACCACTGCTATCGTTTTGTTCGCATGGTAATGGAACAAGGGCGAATCCGGCTCAAAGACGTTCAATTTGACTGCATCGTTGGTATACTCCCCTACGAACGCGAAAACGAGCAGCCAATAATCTTGAACCTGACTCTTTGGTTGGACTTCGCTAAAGCTGCAGAAACTGAAGATTTAAACGAATCTATCGACTATGCAAAGTTGGCGGAAGAACTAAAAGGGTTCATCCGCCTTTCTTGTTTCAAGCTGGTCGAGACGCTTGTCGTAAAGACCGCAGAATACGTCTTGGAACATTATCCCAAAGCAACCGCAGTCGAAGTCTCTGTTGCAAAGCCCCAAGCCGTCCCCGGTTGCCTCGGCGCCGAAGCAAGCGTGAAAATCAGTAGACAGTAGGCGGTAGGAAGTAGGAAGGAGACTTGTCCGAGCCAGTCATCCTCGACCGAAGGGAGGGGATCTAGAAAGCAGTGTTCCTAAGCCATCAATTCAAAAAGATCTTTCCATTCGGAATTAACAGATTCAATTAATCTTATTTTATCGCACCGATGCAATCGCTTTAATTTTTTCTCCCTTTCTATAGCAAAGCGAATTGATGTTAGCTCTTCAAAATAACCTAATTTATCCACATTATATTTTTTCGTGAATCCAGGAATGATTTTAGACTTATGCTCTAAGACCCGCTTTTTCAAATCAGAAGTCACTCCAACATAAAGAGTTCCATTCTTTTTATTGAATAAGATATATGTAAAACCTTTCTTTTGCATATTTATCGACATATAAAATTCTTCTTGGATCCCCTCCCCTCTCGCGCTGCGCGTTCAAGGGTCGAGGATGACAAAAATTTCCAAATTAGCCACTAGCCTCTAAAGGCGCGGTAGCGCAAAGCTTCGGAGAGGTCCACGACGTCTACGGCGGAGGCGCCGCGCAGGTCAGCAATCGTGCGCGCGACTTTTAACAACCTAAAATATCCGCGCGCACTCAATTCCATTTTAGCAGCGGCATTTACCGCAAAGTTTTCTACGGCAGGCATCATCGCCGCAAATTTCCGAGCGTATTCCGAAGACATCTCGGCATTGGACTTAAAAGTCAAATTGCGAAAGCGTTCCCGCTGAATAGCACGAGCCGCACACACGCGCCTACGAATATCGGCAGACGACTCCCCTCGCCCTTTTACAGCAAACATTGCCGCATCTACAGGCGGCACACTCACCTGGATATCGATACGGTCCAATAGCGGTCCCGAGATTTTTTCACGATAACGTTTACGCGCTTCGGGCAAGCAGGTACACTCGCGTTTAGGGTCCATTGAATAGCCACAAGGGCACGGATTCATTGCAGCGCCCATCATAAACCGCGCGGGCCACACCACAGTCCCACTTGCACGACTGACCGAGATTTCTCCTTCTTCCATCGGCTCGCGCAACGCTTCCAAAACACTCCGATTGAACTCGGGAAGTTCATCTAAAAACAACACGCCGTTATGCGCCAAGCTCGCCTCACCCGGCAAGAGCCTAGTGCCACCGCCCACAAGCGAAACCATAGACGCCGAATGATGCGGCGAACGGAACGGTCTTACAAGCACAGGTTTAAACTCGTCAGAATCTCCTGCACTTCGAGCACACGAATGAATTCGCGTCGTTTCCAAAATTTCCAATTCAGTCATTTCAGGGAGGATTCCCGGCAAGCATTTCGCACAAAGAGTCTTGCCCGCACCAGGTGAGCCCACTAGCAAGAAGTTATGCGCACCAGCTGCAGCAATTTCAAGAGCACGCTTTACTCCATCCATCCCCACCACATTTTTAAAATCAGGTACTTTATCATCAACATCTACGCAGTACGACGCAATCCCTTTTGCAACTTTCACATCTTGACTGGAATTGCGCTCCAGAATTTCAACACATTCGCCAAGCGAATCCGCACAAATAAAACGAAGACCTTCCACCAGCGAAGCTTCCTGCACATTCCCGCGCGGAATAACGAGAATACAGTCACGTTCTGTAGACAAATTCATTGCGATGGATAACACTCCACGGACAGGCTTCAACAAACCATCCAATGAAAGTTCACCCACAAAGACATAGCGATCCAACTGAGGGACTTCAATCTCCCCAGTCGAAACAAGCAAGCCTATCGCTAGCGGAAGGTCTAATGCACTCCCCTCCTTTCGCAGATCCGCCGGCGACAGATTCACCGTTGTACGGAAACCGGTCACCACTTTCCCGATAGAACGTATCGCCGAAACGACACGCTCTCGAGATTCCCTTACCGCATTGTCCGGAAGCCCAACAAGAGTAAAACCAGGCAGTCCCTGAGAGGCATCGACTTCTACACTCACGGGAACAGCCTTAATTCCAAACAAGCAATAAGAACGGATTCTGCGAAACAATTTGCACCTACCTTATGCTACTGCGGCCTGATACTTTTCAAGCACGCAATTTTCGATGTGTTCGCGCAACTGGCGAGTAATCGGCAAGCACACGGTGCGATAATCTTCACCCTTGTAGAACGTATCAATCGGGTAGCCCACAAACATACCGTTTTCGCCATCCATCACACGGAGCCCGCGAATCTGGATTTGATCGTTCAGCACAATTGTCGCCACACCTTTCATGTGGCCAAGATTTGCCCCTTCCTTGAACGGATAGACTTGCACATTCGTCACGGCAAGGCAATCAAATGCAGGGGACATTGCAGGGATACTCGATGTTTTCTTTTCAGTTTTTTCAGCCATATCGGCCTCCTATTTTTTAATGTTCGCCGCTATTTGGCGCATTCACGTCACTGCGGAATCGCTAAGCATTTTGCAAAAAACATGCCAAATACAAAATTGGCGTTTTTGAGCAAATTTCAGCACTTTTATCCAAACAGGCAAAGTGATTAATCGATTAAATCACTGATTAATCACTTTTTTCTAACTTCTATCCATGCTTTTAAAACCGAATATGAAATGGACGGCCAACCAGGAAATTATTCATCCGATGGTCACTGCCGAGTTTTCGCAAACGCCCAATAACGTCGTCGTCAAATTTACCGTCGAAGAGCCCGTGGACTGCTACCGCGCCGCCGTTCAAGAAGACAACGGACGCAGCTGGGAAGATTCCTGCGTGGAAATCTTTTTGCAGAACCCCGCAAACCCAGCCGAATATTTCAACTTCGAAACGACAAGCCGAGGATTCGTGCTTGCCGCCCGTGGAAAAGACCGCAATAACAGACAAACTCTTCCACTCGAAGATATCGCAAAAATCAAGCGTTCGGGAACAGCGCCAAGCATTCAGGACGATTCCGTCTACTGGACAATGTCGATTGAAATTCCCGCCGAGATTTTTGGCATTAAATCGTTTGATGCGCCACTCCGCGGAAACCTCTACAAGTGCGCCGATAAAGCAAACACGCCCCATTACCTAAGCGCGTTCCGCATAGAAACAGAAAAACCGGACTTTCACCGTCCGGAGTTCTTTGATATTTTGTAATACAAACTAGAGAACCTTGTCATGCCCGCCACTGAGCGGGCATCTCCTTTCACAGAACAAGAAGGCGATTCCCGATCAAGTCGGGAATGACAATCAGAACAACAATCTTACATCATACGGAGTTTCATCTCGAAGACGGCGCGATCATTTTCGTCGAGAATTCGCATGTAAGTTGCGCCATTGTGATCTGCACGGAAGACTCTCATCGTCTGCCCTTCTTCGGATTCGCCCAAGTAATGAACTTCGAGCTCTGACGGGATGCAGAGTTCCAAATCCGAAGCGCTAAACACGTTCAACGCAAGCTTCACGTACTCGATGTTGTTCATGTGGTGCGACATATCGATATGTTGCGGCAACACCTTTTGCTGATAAACTTCTTCGTACTCTTCTGGTTTCACGTTAAAGCGGTCGAATTCGTCCGTCATAAACGCATCCGGGAATCCTTCCGTCGGGAAGTCCACATCCGAAAGGCGCATCGGGCGATGGCGATCCAAGCTCAGACAACACATTTCTTGCTTTGCAAAAATAATCGGCTCGCCTTCCACCGTGGTAATCGCCGTATTTTCATTCAAACGAATCAGCTGATTATCTGCCGGGAACGACGTTGTCACGACTTTGTCGCGCCAGTACGGACGCTTGAGGAACTTGAACTTCGCCTTGTAAACGACCCAGAAGCCGCCCTTTTCTTTCACCACGAAATTGTCCATTTTCATGGCGCCAAAATTTTCTGTAATATTGTCCTGGACCATGAGCACAGTCTGTGCAAGGCCCATCTTTCCAGAAACATCAATATAAGCCGAAGTTATTGTTCTCGGCTTTTGGAACACAAGCGGATTTTTCGCCAAAGTATAAATATCAATCATGGTTTTAATATAATTTTTTTTATCATTTGGGCGCATGTCTACCGTTATTATTTTCAATAAGCCTTTTGGTGTTTTGAGCCAGTTCACCCCCGAAGCGGGCCATTCCGCCCTCGATAGCTTCGGATTTCCGCCAGGAGTGTACGCCGCAGGTCGCCTCGACCATGATAGCGAAGGCGCTTTGCTCCTGACTGATAACGGCAAGCTCATCAAAAAACTTTTGGACCCGAAATACGAGCACCCGCGCACATACCTCGCGCAAGTGGACGGTCAAATCACCGAAGAAGCCGTCCGTAAGCTCGCCAAAGGCGTAGACATCAAGGGCTACCACACCAAGCCCTGCAAAGCTGAAATTGTCGAAGCCCCGAAATGGATTTGGGAACGCAATCCGCCGGTACGTTTCCGCGCAAACATTCCCACGAGCTGGGTAAAGCTCACGCTCATTGAAGGCAAGAACCGCCAAGTCCGTCACATGACTGCAGCCGTAGGCTTCCCCACGCTCCGCCTTGTCCGCGTGCAAATCGGAAACATCCCGCTTGGCAAATTAAAGCCAGGCGAATGGCGCATCGTCACAGACAAAGTTATTTAAACATCCGATTATTCGCCTTTGATAAATTGACAATGGAAGATTTCTAAAAGCCAATATTTATCCCCCTTCAAAGAGATATTTTCTTAATAGAAATCACCAAAGGGGGATATTTGGATGAATACCAACACATCATTCAAGGTTGTAGCCTTGTTGGCGGCTACAGCCGTAGTTTCTAATGCTAACGAAGGCCCATGCGACATTTACGCAAAGGCAAAAACACCATGCGTTGCCGCCCACAGCTTGACACGCGCGCTCTACTCCAGCTACAGCGGGAACCTCTACCAAGTCCGCAGAGCCGATGGACAAACCAAGGACATTCCAGTCGAGACCATGGGAGGTTATGTCAAATCTTCCGTGCAAGACGATTTCTGTGCAGGCTCCAAATGCACAATTTCAATCATTTACGATCAGAGCAGCTACAAGAACGATTTGAAGAAATCGCCACCAGTCTATTGGCTAAAAGAAGGCGCCAAGGAAGCGGACGCCAACAGAGCCCCGATTTACATCAGCGGGCGCAAGGCTTACGGATTCTATCGCGACGCCTGGTCCGCTACCGGTTACCGCAATAACAACACCAAAGGTGTAGCCACCGGAGACGAAGAAGAATCCATGTACATGGTGGTTGATGGCAGGCATTACAACGACTTGTGCTGTTTCAACTACGGAAACGCAGAAACGACCGGTAACGATGACGGCCCGGGAACTATGGAATGCATCTACTTCGGAAGCGACAAGGACTGGGGCGGTCCAGGACAAGGAAACGGTCCGTGGGTTGCCGCCGACTTGGAAGACGGCGTATTCAAGGGAAACGATGCTGGTTGGCAATGGGGCAAGACCCATACGACACCGTGGCCGGACGCACTTTCTATTGAAGCAGACTATGTAACCGCCATGCTCAAAGGCCCGAACGACGGGACGTTCAAGCTCAAAGGCGGCAGTGCTCAAAAAGGAACCCTCAACACCATGTGGGACGGCCCGCGCAAAAGAGGCTACAGCCCGCGCAAATTGCAAGGCGCCATTGTCCTCGGCAACGGCGGTGACGGCAGCGATGGCGGCGCAGGAACGTTCTTTGAAGGCGTGATGACCATCGGAAACCCGCCCGATTCTGTGGATGATTTGGTACAAGCAAATATTGTCGCCGCCGGTTACGGAAGTAAAATTGACATTTCTAAAAAAGTCGAAATTGAACCATTCAAGGACACGCTTACTATCCCTGGAAAAATTGAAGTCGAGAACTATGATAAAGGCGGAAACGGTCGCGGCTTCCTAGACAGCGATATCGAAAACGAAAACAACCTGTACCGCGAAGACAATGCAGGCCTCGACAGCGCAGGCGACGCCATTATTTACGGCTGGGGTTATGCCAACGATTGGCTGCGTTATACGATAAAAGTCTCCAAAAACGATTCGCTCGACATTACCGCACGCGTATCGTCGCCAAGCGATAGCACTTTCTTCTCCATTCTCGTCGATGATAAGGATATCGCCAAAATCATGGTGCCAAACACCGGCGATTGGAAAAACTTTGAAACAGTCACTACAACCGTGCCTGCAATTACAGCAGGCGACCATGTACTCAAAATTCGAATAGACAAGCCATACTTCAATCTTGACTGGATTGAATTTACAGCGGCAAAAGAAAAAACAGCTTTACCACAATTCAGCCAGCGCACAAATTCATCGCAAGCCTACTCCGTCTATGATGTCCTTGGAAACCGCGTGACCTCATTCCAAGCAAGCGAAAGCTCTATGCAAAACTTTTGGGATAAAGCTCGTGTAAATCTACCAGGTGGCATTTACGTCATCAAGACCAATAACAAAACAATTCGAATTTCAAATACAAAATAACACACTCCTCACAACCAAACTCATTCAAGCAGGCTTCGAAAGAAGTCTGCTTTTTTCAATAGCAATTACATTACGATTATTTTGACGATTCGCCGGACTGGCGTTCACGCTTTTCGTGATTATAGATAAACGGCTGTACTAGAGCTTTAACAAAGGGTTCCGCTTTCTTCACATTTTTTGTCAAATAGCAATCTTCGTCCCCATTGCGGCACTTATCCCATTCGATTCCATCTTTTACTTTATCATAATTAAAATTTTCACCGAGACATCCATTTCCTAAGTCCATACATTTAGGTAAATTTGGAGACATGTTTAATACAGATTCAGGGACCCAAATTTTTTCTTCATTTTGAATTTTCGCAGTATCAGATAAAAGCTGGGCCATCGCTACAGAACTGTAGCACGCCAAAAGAAATACAGAGATACGCAAAGCCTTAAACATCGCTTTAAATATAAACAAATTCCTATATACAAGAACACCCTGCAATCATAAATCCGTATAGAATTTATTATTATTTCAGCATAACTAAAAAGGAGATTCTATGAAAAAGTTTTTATCCATTTCGCTTATTTTCGCGGTACTAGTACTTTCTGGTTGCGCCATTCTGACGGGGACAAGAATGCGCCCCATCGTTCTTGGACAGATGCTCATCTACGTCCGTGTATCAACAGCAAAAGCATATATTGCGACAGAAATGCCTGAGAAACTCGAAATAGACACCCCATACAACGTCAACTTCCCTTTTTATTACAAAAACGCTGTTCATGACACCACTAAAGGAATCGCCTCCGTTACGTTATTTAACGAAGATTTAGAAATGGGTTTCATACTCGCTTCATACAGCAAAGCTGTACAAAACAATCCTGAAGTTTTCCAAAACGACATAAGCGATTCATTAAAGACGACCAGAATTTTCACCGCTTACGATGAATTTTTCAAAGATTGTACAAATGAAAACCTTATCGATGCTGGCTATAATTCCGAAAAAAAAGTATACACACAGATGCTACAAAATAACACATGATGACGGAACGCCAGAGGAAACCTGCATCGCATCAAGATTAACACCCAAAGGAAATATCGTTGTTGTTTTCATGCGTAGTTTAACGTTTGACACAAATGTTAGGACAGAACTTTTTGACGCCATTGAAAGCATAGAATTCAAAGACTAGAAACTCCTAAATTTTTCACATACAAGAACACCCCGCAAGCATAAACTTGCGGGGCGTTTCTATTGAAAGGGAGATTCCCGCTCAAGGCGGGAATGACAGCATCAGCAAAAATCACTGCCTACAGTCTACTTCCTACTTCTAACTAAATCAAGCCTTCAAAGAAGTTGTTGCCCTTGTCATCCACGAGGATGAATGCCGGGAAGTCCTTGATAGTGATCTTGCGGATGGCTTCCATGCCGAGTTCCGGGAAGGCCACGATGTCGTTGGACAGAATGTTCTGTTCAGCGAGGATGGCTGCCGGACCGCCGATAGAGCCGAGGAAGAATCCACCGTACTTCTTGCAGGCGTCGGTCACGTCCTGAGAGCGGTTGCCCTTAGCGACCATGATCATCGAAGCACCCTTGCTCTGGAAGCGCATCACGTACGGGTCCATACGGTTGGCCGTCGTCGGGCCGAAGCTACCCGTCGGCATACCTGCCGGGGTCTTGGCCGGACCGGCGTAGTAAATCGGGTGGTCAGAAACAACCTTGAGCACGGTCTTTTCTTCGTCCGTGAGTTCTTCGCCGCGTTCCTGCTTGTCGAAGATTTCGGCAATCTTGGCGTGTGCCATGTCGCGGGCCACAATCATCGTGCCCTTGAGGGAGAGGCGCGTCTTCACCGGATACTTGGTGAGGTCGGCGAGCACTTCCTTCATCGGACGGTCAAGGTCAATTTCGATAGCCGGAGCGAGGTTCACTGCGTTGCCAGCCGGGATGTAGTTTTCCGGATGGTGTTCCATCTTTTCGAGCCAAAGGCCGTTTTCGTCAATCTTTGCCTTGATGTTACGGTCAGCAGAGCAACTTACGCCGATAGAAACCGGGCAGCTTGCAGCATGACGCGGAGCGCGGATCACGCGAACATCGTGTACGAGGTACTTACCACCGAACTGGGCGCCAATGCCCGTCTTCTGGCAAATGTGCAGAACCTTTTCTTCCATTTCGAGGTCGCGGAAAATACGACCGCCTTCAGAACCGCTCGTCGGAATATCGTCGAGGTAGCCGCAGCTAGCGAGCTTCACCATGTGCGTATTCATTTCGGCAGAGGTACCGCCAATCACGATAGCAAGGTGGTACGGAGGGCAAGCGGCTGTACCGAGCGTCTTCACCTTTTCGGCGAGGAACTTTTCCAAGGACTTCGGGTTGAGGAGCGCCTTGGTCATCGGCCAGTAATAAGTCTTGTTGGCAGAACCACCGCCCTTGGCGACGAACAAGAACTTCATTTCGGCACCTTCTTCGGCGTGGATGTCGATCTGAGCCGGGAGGTTGCAACCGGTGTTCTTTTCTTCGTACATCGTCAAGGGAGCAATCTGGCTGTAGCGAAGGTTCTTGGTGGTGTAAGCGTTGTAGACACCTTCAGAAATCGCTTCGGCGTCATCAAAGCCCGTCCAGACCTGCTGGCCCTTGTGGGCAACGCAAATAGCCGTACCGGTATCCTGGCAGAACGGGAGAATGCCCT of the Fibrobacter sp. UWB2 genome contains:
- a CDS encoding fumarate hydratase; this encodes MAFKYEATVQHGEDTTEYVNLGKDGVSVAEFEGKKILKVSKEALTKIAQAAFEEVEFCLRPAHTAKVAKILQDPEASDNDKFVALTMLKNACVAAKGILPFCQDTGTAICVAHKGQQVWTGFDDAEAISEGVYNAYTTKNLRYSQIAPLTMYEEKNTGCNLPAQIDIHAEEGAEMKFLFVAKGGGSANKTYYWPMTKALLNPKSLEKFLAEKVKTLGTAACPPYHLAIVIGGTSAEMNTHMVKLASCGYLDDIPTSGSEGGRIFRDLEMEEKVLHICQKTGIGAQFGGKYLVHDVRVIRAPRHAASCPVSIGVSCSADRNIKAKIDENGLWLEKMEHHPENYIPAGNAVNLAPAIEIDLDRPMKEVLADLTKYPVKTRLSLKGTMIVARDMAHAKIAEIFDKQERGEELTDEEKTVLKVVSDHPIYYAGPAKTPAGMPTGSFGPTTANRMDPYVMRFQSKGASMIMVAKGNRSQDVTDACKKYGGFFLGSIGGPAAILAEQNILSNDIVAFPELGMEAIRKITIKDFPAFILVDDKGNNFFEGLI